One Chryseobacterium sp. StRB126 genomic region harbors:
- a CDS encoding DoxX family protein, producing the protein MNYNNSNSSSIPKDIILLAVRVFVGFAMLSHGYPKLQMLLAGGKIEFFDFLGMGPQITLVLTVLAEFVCSILLILGLFTRVSLGFLIFTMVIAGFVVHGSDPFEKREMSLIYLSVYLLLMIIGAGKVSVDHLIERRKRTSDW; encoded by the coding sequence ATGAACTATAATAATTCAAATTCGAGCTCTATACCAAAAGATATTATTTTATTAGCAGTGAGAGTATTTGTTGGCTTTGCAATGCTTTCTCATGGATACCCAAAACTCCAAATGTTATTGGCAGGCGGTAAAATTGAATTTTTTGATTTTTTGGGAATGGGGCCACAAATTACCCTAGTTCTTACGGTACTTGCTGAATTTGTTTGTTCAATTCTACTCATATTAGGACTTTTTACAAGGGTTTCCTTAGGCTTTCTGATCTTTACAATGGTTATTGCAGGATTTGTAGTTCATGGGTCTGATCCTTTTGAAAAAAGAGAAATGAGCCTTATTTATCTTTCCGTATATCTTCTTCTGATGATTATCGGGGCCGGAAAGGTTTCCGTAGATCATTTGATTGAAAGGAGAAAACGAACATCAGACTGGTAA
- the era gene encoding GTPase Era — translation MHKAGFVNIVGKPNAGKSTLLNQLMGEKLAIVTQKAQTTRHRIFGIYNEEDLQIVFSDTPGVLDPKYGLQEKMMDFVKDSLQDADVFLFIVDVTDKAEPSEFLIDKLNKIPVPVLLLLNKVDQTDQAGLETLVETWHNRIPKAEILPISALNAFNTEVILPKLKSLLPESPPYYDKDQYTDKPERFFVNEAIREKILLNYDKEIPYSVEVVTEQFKEKEGIIFIDSIIYVERDTQKGIIIGHKGEAIKKVGTEARLDLEKFFSKKIHLNLFVKVKKDWRKNDRDLKNFGYR, via the coding sequence ATGCACAAAGCTGGATTTGTAAACATAGTTGGAAAGCCCAATGCCGGAAAATCAACACTTCTTAACCAATTAATGGGTGAGAAGCTGGCGATTGTAACGCAGAAAGCCCAGACAACCCGTCACAGAATTTTTGGTATTTATAATGAAGAAGACCTTCAGATCGTATTTTCTGATACTCCGGGAGTATTGGATCCTAAGTACGGATTGCAGGAAAAGATGATGGATTTTGTAAAGGATTCTCTTCAGGATGCCGATGTATTTCTGTTTATTGTTGATGTAACGGACAAAGCTGAGCCTTCAGAGTTCTTAATTGATAAATTAAATAAAATCCCTGTTCCTGTACTTTTATTATTAAACAAAGTAGATCAGACTGATCAGGCAGGTCTTGAAACATTGGTAGAAACTTGGCATAATAGGATTCCAAAAGCGGAAATCCTTCCAATTTCTGCCTTGAACGCCTTCAATACGGAAGTTATTTTACCTAAATTAAAATCTTTATTGCCTGAAAGCCCACCTTATTACGATAAGGATCAGTATACAGATAAACCTGAAAGATTTTTCGTGAATGAGGCTATTCGTGAAAAAATCCTTTTGAACTATGATAAAGAAATTCCATATTCTGTAGAGGTTGTGACTGAGCAGTTCAAAGAAAAAGAAGGAATTATTTTCATTGATTCTATTATTTATGTAGAAAGAGATACCCAAAAAGGAATTATTATCGGACACAAAGGAGAAGCAATCAAAAAGGTAGGTACAGAAGCAAGATTAGACCTTGAGAAGTTCTTTTCCAAGAAAATTCACTTAAATTTATTTGTGAAAGTGAAAAAAGACTGGAGAAAGAATGACAGAGACCTTAAAAATTTCGGTTACAGATAG